From one Streptomyces sp. CA-210063 genomic stretch:
- a CDS encoding lytic polysaccharide monooxygenase auxiliary activity family 9 protein gives MRSHTRSKTKWYAATVGLATTGALVLSSGGATGHGYTDLPVSRQKLCQNGTVTNCGDIQWEPQSVEGPKGFPGSGPADGQICSGGNSRFNQLNASTKPGGGAWPTTRVTGGQNYTFRWQFTAMHATTDFKYYVTKAGWNQNHALARSDLNLTPFFTVPYNGQRPPSTLSHTGRLPSGLSGHHVIVAVWTVADTTNAFYACSDVTF, from the coding sequence ATGCGCAGTCATACGCGTAGCAAGACCAAGTGGTACGCGGCCACGGTCGGCCTCGCCACCACCGGAGCGCTCGTGCTCTCCAGCGGTGGCGCCACCGGCCACGGCTACACCGACCTCCCCGTCAGCAGGCAGAAGCTCTGTCAGAACGGCACCGTCACCAACTGCGGCGACATCCAGTGGGAGCCGCAGAGCGTGGAGGGCCCGAAGGGCTTCCCGGGCTCAGGGCCGGCTGACGGCCAGATCTGTTCCGGTGGCAACAGCAGGTTCAACCAGCTCAACGCGTCCACCAAGCCGGGCGGCGGCGCCTGGCCCACCACCAGGGTGACGGGCGGTCAGAACTACACGTTCCGCTGGCAGTTCACCGCCATGCACGCCACCACCGACTTCAAGTACTACGTCACCAAGGCGGGCTGGAACCAGAACCACGCCCTGGCCCGCTCCGACCTCAACCTGACCCCGTTCTTCACGGTCCCCTACAACGGCCAGCGCCCGCCGTCCACGCTCTCCCACACCGGGCGCCTGCCGTCCGGCCTGAGCGGCCACCACGTGATCGTCGCGGTATGGACGGTCGCGGACACCACGAACGCGTTCTACGCCTGCTCGGACGTCACGTTCTGA
- the ehuA gene encoding ectoine/hydroxyectoine ABC transporter ATP-binding protein EhuA, which yields MRKEPDANTDGAPAAGRAELIRFENVTKRFGSNTVLDRLDFSVDAGKHVTLIGPSGSGKTTILRLLMTLTKPDEGTITVGGQRLFPASDKQCREVRKNIGMVFQQFNLFPNMKVLRNITEAPVTVLGLSKDEAEARARELLDLVGLADKCDAYPTQLSGGQQQRVAIARALAMRPQVLLLDEVTSALDPELVAGVLDLLRDIARTTDITMLCVTHEMNFARDISDQVLMFDSGQVIESGSPEKIFGDPAHERTREFLGAVL from the coding sequence CTGAGGAAAGAACCGGACGCCAACACCGACGGCGCCCCGGCCGCCGGCCGTGCCGAGCTGATCCGCTTCGAGAACGTGACCAAACGATTCGGCAGCAATACGGTCCTGGACCGGCTGGACTTCTCCGTCGACGCCGGCAAGCACGTCACGCTGATCGGCCCGTCCGGCTCCGGCAAGACGACGATCCTGCGGCTGCTGATGACCCTGACCAAGCCCGACGAGGGCACGATCACCGTCGGCGGGCAGCGGCTGTTCCCGGCGAGCGACAAGCAGTGCCGTGAGGTCCGCAAGAACATCGGGATGGTGTTCCAGCAGTTCAACCTCTTCCCGAACATGAAGGTGCTGCGGAACATCACCGAGGCGCCCGTCACCGTCCTCGGGCTCTCCAAGGACGAGGCCGAGGCGCGCGCCCGCGAGCTGCTCGACCTCGTCGGGCTCGCCGACAAGTGCGACGCCTACCCGACCCAGCTGTCCGGCGGGCAGCAGCAGCGGGTGGCCATCGCCCGGGCGCTGGCGATGCGTCCGCAGGTGCTGCTCCTCGACGAGGTGACGTCCGCACTCGACCCCGAGCTGGTCGCGGGCGTACTGGACCTGCTCAGGGACATCGCCCGCACCACCGACATCACGATGCTCTGTGTGACCCACGAGATGAACTTCGCCCGGGACATCTCGGATCAAGTTCTGATGTTCGATTCTGGCCAGGTCATCGAGTCGGGCAGCCCCGAGAAGATATTCGGCGACCCCGCGCACGAACGAACGCGCGAGTTTCTCGGCGCGGTCCTCTGA
- a CDS encoding sensor histidine kinase, whose amino-acid sequence MIRTVVRDVPRTVAYLLSGVLIGVPLLVVLLVLSTLGLALAPALVGLPLLAVAVLSGIPVGALERRRLALTHIPPPPDPHATPAEPGLAAWARLRLTERATWRELAYTGLLGFVLWPLDALVLFGALGLPGAMIGAPVQLATTSSASGDARIAKLWLIDSYGQALLCTAAGVVLLLALLRPLVLYTRARAALARLLLAPSEAEAERRLAEVTRSRARLVAAFEAERRRIERDLHDGAQQRLVSLSMTLGLARLDAPPELSDRLAAAHREADQVLGELRELIHGIHPQVLADYGLPDALADAADRSAVPVELDVDLPRFAESVESAAYFAVREALANIGRHSGAGRAWISGRYAGGRLRVEVRDDGTGGADPARGTGLTGLADRLAVLDGTLAVHSPAGGPTVLSLEIPCPQR is encoded by the coding sequence ATGATCCGAACGGTCGTACGCGACGTGCCGCGCACGGTGGCGTACCTGCTGAGCGGTGTGCTCATCGGCGTGCCCCTCCTCGTGGTGCTCCTGGTGCTGAGCACCCTGGGCCTCGCCCTGGCCCCGGCCCTCGTCGGCCTGCCCCTGCTCGCCGTGGCCGTGCTGTCCGGCATACCCGTCGGTGCGCTCGAACGACGGCGACTGGCCCTCACCCACATCCCGCCGCCGCCCGACCCACACGCCACCCCGGCCGAGCCCGGTCTCGCCGCCTGGGCCCGGCTGCGGCTGACCGAGCGGGCGACCTGGCGGGAGCTGGCGTACACGGGTCTGCTCGGGTTCGTGCTGTGGCCGCTCGACGCGCTCGTGCTGTTCGGGGCGCTGGGCCTGCCCGGCGCGATGATCGGGGCGCCCGTGCAGCTGGCGACGACGAGCAGCGCCAGTGGTGACGCGCGGATCGCCAAGCTCTGGCTGATCGACTCCTACGGCCAGGCCCTGCTGTGCACGGCCGCCGGTGTCGTCCTCCTCCTCGCGCTGCTCCGGCCGCTCGTCCTGTACACGCGGGCCCGCGCCGCGCTCGCCCGGCTGCTGCTCGCGCCGAGCGAGGCGGAGGCGGAGCGGCGGCTGGCCGAGGTGACGCGGTCGCGGGCCCGGCTGGTGGCGGCCTTCGAGGCGGAGCGGCGGCGGATCGAGCGCGATCTGCACGACGGGGCCCAGCAACGGCTCGTGTCCCTGAGTATGACCTTGGGCCTGGCCCGTCTCGACGCCCCGCCCGAACTGTCCGACCGCCTCGCCGCCGCCCACCGGGAGGCCGACCAAGTCCTCGGCGAACTGCGCGAGTTGATCCACGGCATCCATCCCCAGGTCCTCGCCGACTACGGCCTCCCGGACGCCCTCGCCGACGCGGCCGACCGTTCCGCCGTACCCGTGGAGCTGGATGTGGACCTTCCCCGGTTCGCCGAGTCCGTGGAGTCGGCCGCGTACTTCGCGGTACGGGAGGCGCTGGCCAACATCGGCAGGCACAGCGGGGCGGGGCGGGCGTGGATCAGCGGCCGGTACGCGGGCGGGCGGCTGCGGGTGGAGGTGCGGGACGACGGGACGGGCGGCGCCGATCCCGCGCGGGGTACCGGCCTCACCGGACTCGCCGACCGGCTCGCCGTGCTCGATGGGACACTGGCCGTCCACAGCCCGGCCGGCGGCCCGACCGTCCTGTCCCTGGAGATCCCGTGCCCCCAGCGCTGA
- a CDS encoding long-chain-fatty-acid--CoA ligase, with protein sequence MESMRRTVAQLVADRWGDHRPGLWFEEQVLTHHEVASGAAARAALLADLLPPDAEPHIGVLLDNTPEFPLWLSAAALAGAAVAGINPTRRGPELARDILHTECGVLVTEQSHLPLLDGLELPGVRVLVTDTQPYADLLAPYSDAVPDPTRATPAHRLLLYFTSGSTGAPKAAICSQGRLAAAGRALVDRFGVGRDDVHYLCMPMFHGNAVIADWAPALVAGAGIALRRRFSASGFLDDVRAYGATYFTYVGRAVQYLLATEPRPDDRDNPLRMGFGTEAGAVDAAAFEERFGVRLVEGYGSSEGGAAIQRSPGAPPGAIGRAAPGDDLAVVDPETRKECPPALLTDDGRLLNGTEAIGELVNRGPNPFEGYWRNPEADAARRHDGWYWTGDLFYRDQDGFLYFAGRTDDRLRVDSENLAAAVIENILARYEGAEAVAVYAVPDPVAGDQVMATIAGTFDACRFAEFLLDQQDLGTKMAPRFVRVVPTMPVTATNKIQRATLRHEGFRCPDPVWWRPPGKWAYRKFSAVDQARLVAEYRARGREELLTR encoded by the coding sequence ATGGAGTCCATGAGGCGCACGGTCGCACAGCTCGTCGCCGACCGGTGGGGCGACCACCGGCCCGGGCTGTGGTTCGAGGAACAGGTCCTGACCCACCACGAGGTCGCGTCCGGAGCCGCCGCCCGGGCGGCACTGCTGGCCGACCTCCTGCCACCCGACGCCGAACCCCACATCGGCGTCCTCCTCGACAACACCCCTGAATTCCCGCTGTGGTTGAGCGCGGCCGCCCTCGCGGGAGCCGCCGTCGCCGGAATCAACCCCACCCGCCGGGGCCCCGAACTGGCCCGAGACATCCTGCACACCGAGTGCGGGGTACTGGTCACGGAACAGTCCCACCTGCCCCTCCTCGACGGACTCGAACTCCCGGGCGTGCGCGTGCTGGTGACGGACACCCAGCCCTACGCCGACCTCCTCGCCCCATACTCCGACGCCGTGCCCGATCCCACCCGGGCCACCCCCGCCCACCGTCTCCTGCTCTACTTCACCTCCGGCTCCACCGGCGCCCCCAAGGCCGCGATCTGCTCACAGGGGCGGCTCGCGGCGGCCGGGCGGGCGCTCGTGGACCGCTTCGGCGTCGGACGGGACGACGTGCACTACCTCTGCATGCCGATGTTCCACGGCAACGCGGTCATCGCCGACTGGGCCCCCGCCCTGGTCGCCGGCGCCGGGATCGCCCTACGGCGCCGCTTCTCGGCCTCGGGCTTCCTGGACGACGTACGGGCGTACGGGGCCACGTACTTCACCTATGTCGGACGCGCCGTGCAGTACCTCCTCGCCACCGAGCCCCGCCCCGACGACCGCGACAACCCCCTGCGTATGGGCTTCGGCACGGAGGCGGGGGCGGTGGACGCGGCGGCGTTCGAGGAGCGGTTCGGGGTGCGGCTCGTGGAGGGATACGGGTCCTCCGAGGGCGGGGCGGCGATCCAGCGGTCGCCCGGGGCGCCGCCGGGCGCGATCGGGCGGGCGGCACCCGGCGACGACCTCGCGGTGGTCGACCCGGAGACACGGAAGGAGTGCCCGCCGGCCCTCCTCACCGACGATGGACGCCTGCTCAACGGCACCGAGGCGATAGGGGAGTTGGTCAACCGCGGCCCCAATCCCTTCGAAGGCTACTGGCGCAACCCGGAGGCGGACGCCGCCCGCCGCCACGACGGCTGGTACTGGACCGGCGACCTCTTCTACCGCGACCAGGACGGCTTCCTCTACTTCGCCGGCCGTACCGACGACCGCCTCCGCGTCGACAGCGAGAACCTCGCCGCCGCCGTCATCGAGAACATCCTCGCCCGCTACGAGGGCGCCGAGGCCGTCGCCGTCTACGCGGTCCCCGACCCGGTCGCCGGGGACCAGGTCATGGCGACCATCGCCGGCACCTTCGACGCCTGCCGCTTCGCCGAGTTCCTCCTCGACCAGCAGGACCTGGGCACCAAGATGGCCCCCCGCTTCGTACGCGTCGTCCCCACCATGCCCGTCACCGCCACCAACAAGATCCAGCGCGCCACCCTCCGCCACGAGGGCTTCCGCTGCCCCGACCCGGTGTGGTGGCGCCCGCCCGGCAAGTGGGCGTACCGGAAGTTCTCGGCGGTGGACCAGGCGCGACTGGTGGCGGAGTACCGGGCCCGGGGGCGGGAGGAACTGCTGACCAGGTAG
- the ehuC gene encoding ectoine/hydroxyectoine ABC transporter permease subunit EhuC, with the protein MTPGLWELVLRGVWVTLQLLVFGALLATVVSFVVGVARTHRRWIVRFVAGLYTEVFRGTSALIMIFWVYFVLPLAFGWQLVPMWAGVLALGLTYGAYGAEIVRGALTAVDPAQREGGIALSFTPWQRMRLILLPQAVPEMIPPFANLVVELLKGTALVSVMGMGDLAFSGSLVRLALQESVEIYAYLLVIYFVIAFLLTRAMRVLERRLKAGVGKAPARKAAVPPARVPEGASAGGGA; encoded by the coding sequence ATGACACCGGGACTCTGGGAACTGGTACTGCGCGGCGTCTGGGTCACCCTTCAGCTGCTGGTCTTCGGCGCGCTGCTGGCCACGGTCGTCTCCTTCGTGGTGGGGGTCGCGCGCACCCACCGGCGGTGGATCGTCCGCTTCGTCGCGGGCCTCTACACCGAGGTGTTCCGCGGCACCTCCGCGCTGATCATGATCTTCTGGGTGTACTTCGTACTGCCGCTGGCCTTCGGCTGGCAGCTCGTCCCGATGTGGGCGGGCGTCCTGGCGCTCGGGCTGACGTACGGGGCGTACGGCGCCGAGATCGTGCGCGGCGCCCTGACCGCCGTGGATCCGGCGCAGCGCGAGGGCGGTATCGCGCTGAGCTTCACGCCGTGGCAGCGGATGCGGCTGATCCTGCTGCCACAGGCGGTCCCGGAGATGATCCCGCCCTTCGCCAACCTCGTGGTCGAACTGCTCAAGGGCACGGCGCTGGTGTCGGTCATGGGCATGGGTGACCTGGCGTTCAGCGGCAGCCTGGTGCGGCTGGCGCTGCAGGAGAGCGTGGAGATCTACGCGTATCTCCTGGTCATCTACTTCGTGATCGCCTTCCTGCTCACCCGGGCCATGCGGGTGCTGGAACGGCGGCTGAAGGCCGGGGTCGGCAAGGCTCCGGCGAGGAAGGCGGCTGTGCCGCCGGCGCGCGTCCCCGAGGGCGCGAGTGCGGGAGGCGGTGCCTGA
- the ehuD gene encoding ectoine/hydroxyectoine ABC transporter permease subunit EhuD, producing MNWDWNAVTDFLPHFRDGLLVTLQALALGSVVSFVLGLVWALLVRTPTRWVSWPVGVVTEFIRNTPLLVQLFFLFYVLPEWGLTFSALTTGVFAIGLHYSTYTMQVYRAGIEAVPAGQWEAATALNLPMRRTWSVVILPQAVRRVVPALGNYVISMLKDTPILMVITVPEMLSEARLYAQETFRFTEPLTVIGVAFILISYLASLLLRTLERRLVR from the coding sequence ATGAACTGGGACTGGAACGCGGTCACCGACTTCCTGCCGCACTTCCGGGACGGTCTGCTGGTCACCCTGCAGGCGCTGGCGCTGGGCTCGGTCGTCTCCTTCGTGCTCGGACTGGTGTGGGCGCTGCTGGTGCGGACGCCGACCCGGTGGGTGAGCTGGCCGGTGGGCGTCGTCACGGAGTTCATCCGGAACACTCCGCTGCTCGTCCAGCTGTTCTTCCTGTTCTATGTGCTGCCGGAGTGGGGTCTGACCTTCTCGGCGCTGACCACGGGCGTCTTCGCGATCGGGCTGCACTACTCGACGTACACGATGCAGGTCTACCGCGCCGGCATCGAGGCGGTGCCCGCGGGCCAGTGGGAGGCGGCCACGGCGCTGAACCTGCCGATGCGGCGCACGTGGTCGGTGGTGATCCTGCCGCAGGCGGTCCGCCGGGTGGTGCCCGCGCTGGGCAACTACGTGATCTCGATGCTCAAGGACACACCGATCCTGATGGTGATCACAGTGCCGGAGATGCTGAGCGAGGCACGGCTCTACGCCCAGGAGACCTTCCGTTTCACCGAGCCCCTGACCGTCATCGGGGTGGCCTTCATCCTCATCTCCTATCTGGCCTCCCTCCTTCTGCGAACCCTGGAGCGACGTCTTGTCCGCTGA
- a CDS encoding IclR family transcriptional regulator, with translation MALKHEPTAPYHSAQDALRVLETVARQAGGVTDAEIARRTGVGSERLTALLRMLRREGYVEQTADGAYVTGVALARLGSAQGHDQALREQLQHTLDRLRDSVGAAVYVTRYLDGEIQVTGWADSPATPAVHEWVDFRSSAHATAFGKGLLGQLDLNGRRDHLSRHRPARLTARTITNEKVLLSNLDAQTPTVPVLDLQEYAPGTVCAAVPLTAGSSVGCLALSLPLEHAHRLRSAANTLNRGAAPVLLSLAI, from the coding sequence GTGGCGCTCAAGCACGAGCCGACCGCGCCGTACCACTCGGCCCAGGACGCCCTCCGCGTCCTGGAGACGGTGGCGCGGCAGGCAGGTGGCGTCACCGACGCCGAGATCGCCCGTCGCACCGGCGTCGGCAGCGAGCGGTTGACCGCGCTCCTGCGGATGCTGCGCCGCGAGGGGTACGTGGAACAGACCGCCGACGGCGCCTACGTCACCGGTGTCGCACTCGCCCGGCTGGGCTCCGCCCAGGGTCATGACCAGGCCCTGCGCGAGCAGCTCCAGCACACCCTCGACCGGCTGCGCGACTCGGTGGGCGCCGCCGTCTATGTCACCCGCTATCTGGACGGGGAGATCCAGGTCACCGGCTGGGCCGACAGCCCGGCCACACCCGCGGTCCACGAGTGGGTCGACTTCCGCTCCTCCGCCCACGCCACCGCCTTCGGCAAGGGCCTGCTGGGCCAGCTCGACCTCAACGGCCGCCGCGACCACCTCTCGCGCCACCGTCCGGCCCGGCTCACCGCCCGCACGATCACCAACGAGAAGGTGCTGCTGAGCAATCTCGACGCCCAGACACCCACGGTCCCGGTCCTCGACCTCCAGGAGTACGCGCCGGGCACGGTCTGCGCGGCCGTCCCCCTCACCGCGGGCTCCTCCGTCGGCTGCCTCGCGCTGTCGCTCCCGCTGGAGCACGCACACCGGCTGCGGTCCGCCGCGAACACCCTCAACCGGGGAGCGGCGCCCGTGCTCCTCTCCCTGGCGATCTAG
- a CDS encoding SPFH domain-containing protein, whose protein sequence is MSTTTSPTPEPEGAARPARLIQNETTTEIPVHLLFRDDPAPVSVPVTPAIVGRRLGTGEQPKVRRGPGAVKARPTVEVDQELVERPARVMPGVVGVLGGACGVAGCVLTSWWAGVLPGLAVRALGLPAAYAGAGLGPAQWAAYAAAGALTLFGFGGLARGRTGRAWVLGLFGRYRGTVRRTGLLWVNPLVLRRRVDVRLRHWRSEPMEAVDANGVAMRVVVLVAWRVRDTARALLGIEDHERYLRECVEAAVSRVLSQLPADVSPNALVRDATLRNTEAVSEALTRLVAADAAPVGLQVFSAQPTRIEYAPEVAAVMQRRRIAALDAQHRDTVLTSVVDSVEDTVTRLTMRGLVELDDYERKALVKDLTVAFYTGRRETSS, encoded by the coding sequence ATGAGTACGACCACCTCACCCACACCGGAGCCCGAAGGGGCCGCGCGGCCCGCCCGGCTCATCCAGAACGAGACGACGACCGAGATCCCCGTACATCTGCTCTTCCGGGACGACCCGGCCCCCGTGTCCGTGCCGGTCACGCCCGCGATCGTGGGCCGGCGGCTGGGCACGGGGGAGCAGCCGAAGGTGCGGCGGGGGCCGGGGGCGGTGAAGGCGCGGCCCACCGTGGAAGTGGACCAGGAGCTGGTCGAGCGGCCGGCGCGGGTGATGCCCGGGGTGGTGGGAGTGCTGGGCGGGGCGTGCGGGGTGGCCGGGTGTGTACTCACCTCGTGGTGGGCCGGGGTGTTGCCGGGGCTCGCGGTACGGGCGCTCGGGCTGCCGGCCGCGTACGCGGGTGCCGGACTCGGGCCGGCGCAGTGGGCCGCGTACGCCGCTGCCGGCGCCCTGACCCTGTTCGGGTTCGGCGGGCTGGCGCGCGGGCGGACCGGTCGGGCCTGGGTGCTCGGGCTGTTCGGGCGGTACCGGGGGACCGTCCGCCGCACCGGCCTCCTCTGGGTGAACCCGCTCGTGCTGCGCCGCCGGGTCGACGTACGGCTGCGGCACTGGCGGAGCGAGCCGATGGAGGCCGTCGACGCGAACGGGGTCGCGATGCGGGTCGTCGTCCTCGTGGCATGGCGGGTCAGGGACACCGCGCGGGCGTTGCTCGGGATCGAGGACCACGAGCGGTACCTGCGCGAGTGTGTGGAGGCGGCGGTCTCCCGGGTGCTGTCGCAGCTCCCGGCCGACGTATCGCCCAACGCGCTGGTCAGGGACGCGACCCTGCGCAACACGGAGGCGGTGAGCGAGGCCCTGACCCGGCTGGTGGCGGCGGACGCGGCGCCGGTCGGGCTTCAGGTGTTCTCCGCCCAGCCGACCCGGATCGAGTACGCGCCCGAGGTGGCCGCCGTGATGCAGCGCCGCCGGATCGCCGCGCTCGACGCCCAGCACCGCGACACCGTCCTCACCTCCGTCGTCGACTCGGTCGAGGACACGGTGACCCGGCTGACCATGCGCGGCCTGGTCGAACTGGACGACTACGAACGCAAGGCGCTGGTGAAGGACCTGACGGTGGCGTTCTATACGGGACGCCGCGAGACCTCCTCCTGA
- a CDS encoding peptidoglycan-binding protein, with amino-acid sequence METPVFEEIDPGADCECPGCVHWRRVMPYSAQYAHLSHPAARTARNALVVATAAGAALGVGHAAPAVAAAHGPVSPGGVPAGEEPDTPQGKRAPLHGPAGRPADGEKPPKGVKTPPTTRAEIIGRAASWIAAEVPYSMSEYWSDGYRQDCSGFVSMAWNLPGNEWTGSLDKFAQRISKDRLEPGDMLLFHNPKDPQNGSHVVIFGGWTDYAETHYIAYESTRPYARRQATPYAYWDNGNRYVPYRYKGLTDDGEDAPDDRTDGSGDSGSPGVPSESPGRKGSAGPSGGDRFPGPDAFGPGADNKHVTRLGQMLVERGGARFYTGGPGPVWSDADRRATQAFQRAQGWSGRDADGMPGPLTWSYLVTGRGKNIPPAANPGPAGRPAAPKPPVAHRPPGTAGRPGASGKPATSGRPGTSGRPSSPATSGRPGSPRTPASQGVPGYPGRGMFRPGANNAYVTQLGKQLVKKGFGKYYTSGPGPRWGESDRRNVEAFQRAQGWRGGAADGYPGPETWRRLFH; translated from the coding sequence ATGGAGACTCCGGTATTCGAGGAGATCGATCCGGGGGCCGATTGCGAATGCCCCGGTTGTGTCCACTGGCGGCGGGTCATGCCGTACTCCGCCCAGTACGCCCATCTGAGTCACCCGGCCGCCAGGACGGCCAGGAACGCGCTCGTCGTCGCCACCGCCGCCGGCGCCGCACTCGGCGTCGGCCATGCCGCACCGGCGGTCGCGGCGGCCCACGGCCCGGTCAGTCCCGGCGGTGTTCCCGCAGGTGAGGAGCCGGACACCCCGCAGGGGAAGAGGGCTCCCCTGCATGGCCCGGCCGGCCGTCCGGCGGACGGGGAGAAGCCGCCGAAAGGGGTGAAGACGCCGCCCACCACCCGCGCCGAGATCATCGGGCGCGCCGCATCATGGATCGCGGCCGAGGTGCCGTACAGCATGAGCGAGTACTGGTCGGACGGTTATCGGCAGGACTGCTCGGGGTTCGTCTCGATGGCCTGGAACCTGCCCGGAAACGAATGGACGGGCAGCCTCGACAAGTTCGCCCAGCGCATTTCGAAGGACCGGCTGGAGCCGGGCGACATGCTGCTCTTCCATAATCCGAAGGACCCCCAGAATGGCTCGCACGTCGTCATTTTCGGCGGCTGGACGGACTACGCGGAGACCCACTACATCGCCTACGAGTCGACCCGCCCGTACGCCCGCAGACAGGCCACCCCGTACGCCTACTGGGACAACGGGAACCGCTATGTGCCGTACCGCTACAAGGGGCTGACCGACGACGGCGAGGATGCGCCGGACGACCGGACGGACGGCTCCGGCGACTCCGGTTCCCCCGGTGTCCCGTCGGAGAGCCCGGGGCGGAAGGGTTCCGCCGGGCCGTCCGGCGGTGACCGTTTCCCCGGCCCCGACGCCTTCGGGCCCGGCGCCGACAACAAGCACGTCACCCGGCTGGGGCAGATGCTCGTGGAGCGCGGCGGGGCCCGCTTCTACACCGGCGGGCCGGGACCGGTCTGGTCGGACGCCGACCGCAGGGCCACCCAGGCGTTCCAGCGGGCGCAGGGCTGGTCGGGCCGCGACGCGGACGGGATGCCGGGGCCGCTGACCTGGTCGTATCTGGTGACCGGCAGGGGCAAGAACATCCCTCCGGCCGCGAACCCTGGACCAGCGGGGAGGCCTGCGGCGCCCAAGCCACCCGTCGCGCATCGGCCACCGGGGACGGCCGGCAGGCCCGGCGCATCGGGGAAGCCCGCCACGTCCGGCCGGCCCGGGACGTCCGGTCGGCCTTCCTCGCCCGCCACGTCCGGTCGGCCCGGTTCGCCCAGGACGCCCGCCTCGCAGGGCGTCCCCGGCTATCCCGGACGCGGGATGTTCCGCCCGGGCGCGAACAACGCCTATGTCACCCAGCTAGGGAAGCAGCTGGTCAAGAAGGGGTTCGGCAAGTACTACACCTCGGGTCCGGGTCCGCGCTGGGGCGAGTCGGACCGGCGGAACGTGGAGGCGTTCCAGCGGGCCCAGGGGTGGCGCGGCGGTGCGGCGGACGGCTATCCGGGCCCGGAGACCTGGCGGCGCCTGTTCCACTGA
- a CDS encoding response regulator encodes MPPALKIVLAEDSVLLREGLVGVLTRFGHEVVAAVGDAESLTAAVRSYAPDLVVTDVRMPPGLTDEGLRAALELRAANASLPVLVLSQYVQRAYAAELLDTGDGTGVGYLLKDRIGQVEQFAETVERVAAGGTVVDPEVVRQLLRRRRDPLAALTPREREVLALVAEGKSNGAIARELVVTEAAVGKHIGNILGKLDLPPAEDTHRRVLAVLAYLRG; translated from the coding sequence GTGCCCCCAGCGCTGAAGATCGTGCTCGCCGAGGACAGCGTGCTGCTGCGGGAAGGGCTCGTCGGCGTGCTGACCAGGTTCGGACACGAGGTCGTCGCGGCGGTCGGGGACGCGGAGTCGCTGACGGCGGCCGTGCGGTCGTACGCCCCCGACCTCGTCGTCACCGACGTACGCATGCCGCCCGGCCTCACCGACGAGGGCCTGCGCGCCGCCCTCGAACTGCGCGCGGCGAACGCGTCCCTGCCCGTCCTCGTCCTCAGCCAGTACGTCCAACGGGCCTACGCCGCCGAGCTGCTGGACACCGGCGACGGCACCGGCGTCGGCTATCTCCTCAAGGACCGGATCGGCCAGGTCGAGCAGTTCGCGGAGACGGTGGAGCGGGTCGCGGCCGGCGGCACGGTCGTCGACCCCGAGGTCGTACGGCAGCTGCTGCGGCGTCGGCGTGATCCGCTGGCGGCGCTCACCCCGCGCGAGAGGGAGGTGCTCGCGCTGGTCGCCGAGGGGAAGTCGAACGGGGCGATCGCCCGCGAGCTGGTCGTCACCGAGGCGGCCGTCGGCAAGCACATCGGCAACATCCTGGGGAAACTGGATCTGCCACCGGCGGAGGACACGCATCGGCGGGTGCTGGCGGTCCTGGCGTATCTGCGGGGATAG